The proteins below come from a single Felis catus isolate Fca126 chromosome A1, F.catus_Fca126_mat1.0, whole genome shotgun sequence genomic window:
- the LOC101100535 gene encoding olfactory receptor 2T2 — translation MIMEAILQNSTDFILLGLITHPEFPGLIFAVVFSIFLVSVTANVVMILLIHVDSRLNTPMYFLLSQLSIMDTVYICITVPKMLQDLLSKEKIISFFGCTLQIFLYLTLVGGEFFLLGLMAYDRYVAVCKPLRYPLFMNRRICLFMVVGSWVGGSLDGFMLTPFTMSFLYCGSREINHFFCEIPAVLKLSCVDTSLYETLMYTCCVLMLLIPISVISVSYTRILLTVHHINSAEGRRKALATCSSHIMVVSIFYGAAFYTNVLPHSYHTPEKDKIVSAFYTILTPMLNPLIYSLRNKDVATALRKVLSRCPSSQKTRVVDLSRKH, via the coding sequence ATGATCATGGAAGCCATTCTCCAGAACTCCACTGATTTCATCCTCTTGGGCCTCATCACCCACCCTGAATTCCCTGGGCTTATCTTTGCAGTAGTCTTCTCCATTTTTCTGGTGTCTGTAACAGCCAATGTGGTCATGATTCTGCTCATCCATGTGGACTCTCGCCTGAATACACCCATGTACTTTTTACTCAGCCAGCTCTCCATTATGGACACAGTTTACATCTGTATCACCGTTCCCAAGATGCTGCAAGACCTTCTGTCCAAGGAAAAGATCATCTCTTTCTTTGGATGCACACTTCAGATCTTCCTCTACCTGACACTAGTTGGAGGTGAATTTTTCCTGCTAGGTCTCATGGCTTATGACCGATACGTGGCTGTATGCAAACCCCTTCGGTACCCTCTCTTCATGAATCGCAGGATTTGCTTGTTCATGGTGGTGGGTTCCTGGGTTGGTGGCTCCTTAGATGGGTTCATGCTGACCCCCTTCACTATGAGTTTCCTCTACTGTGGCTCCCGAGAAATCAATCATTTTTTCTGTGAGATCCCAGCTGTACTGAAACTGTCATGTGTTGACACGTCTCTCTATGAGACTCTGATGTACACCTGCTGCGTGCTAATGCTGCTCATTCCTATATCCGTAATCTCTGTTTCCTACACACGCATCCTGCTCACTGTCCATCACATTAATTCTGCTGAGGGCCGGCGCAAAGCCTTAGCTACCTGTTCTTCCCATATAATGGTAGTAAGCATTTTCTATGGGGCAGCCTTCTACACCAATGTGTTGCCACATTCCTACCACAcaccagagaaagacaagattGTATCCGCTTTCTACACCATCCTCACCCCAATGCTCAATCCACTCATCTACAGCTTGAGGAATAAAGATGTGGCTACAGCTCTAAGAAAAGTGCTGAGTAGATGCCCCTCCTCCCAGAAAACCAGAGTGGTGGATTTGTCCAGGAAACACTAG